CTACACCGCCGAACTGGCCAGCACGATGCGCGAGGCCGAGTTGGCCGCGCGCCGTGACGCACGTGGCTGCCCGCAGTGCGGATTGGAAGGCCACGAGCCGGATGCACGGCACTGCCGCAAGTGCGGCGGTGAGCTGCCGGACGCGTTCAGCCATTGAGGCACATGCCGGCCAGCGGCCGGCACTACCCCTTGGCGTTTACGCATGGATGCGCGCGCTGCTCATCGCATGCGGTTGCTGGTAGTTACCAGATCGTTGTAAGCGGCAAGGATCGTTGACTGCGCCCCTTCCGGGTCGGTGGTGAGCCAACTTCCTGACGCCTTCCGTTCTGCCGCCAGCGCTTCGGCGGTGATCGGCTTGTGCTGCTCCAGGCGCTCGACGCCACGTCCCGCGGTACGCACCAGCTTGTCCGCCGAACGCTGCACGTGGCCCCACATCGGGTCATCCTTGCCGACGCCACCGTTCTGGATCTCCGTCACCAGTGCCTGGAAGTCAGCCAGCTGCGCGCGCAACGCTGCAACGTCCGGCGCGTCGCTCTGGAACGCCATGGCCAGCTGCTTGCCATCGCCCAGCAGGCGAAGATGGTAGTAGGCCAGCGAACGCCCTTCGCTTTCCTCGATCTGCTTCAGCTGCGCGACCCGGCGATCGTTCTCGTTCTTTTCCAGCGCCACATCCATCGCTTCGCTGGCCCTGAAGAAATCGGCGTAGGCCTGCATCAACGGGGCATGCTGGCTGCGCATCCCTTCACCGCCATCACGGCGATAGTCCTCGCGGGTGAAGTAGCCATCGGCACGCTCGACCAGGGTGTTCAATGCCTGGAATGCCTGCTGATAGTCACGCGCGGGGCCATCCATCGGCAGTGCCGGGGTCTTCGCCAGCGCGTCGGTCAGGGGCTGGCCGCAGTACTCGACGCGGTGCGACAGCACCTTTCCGGGCGAACGCGGCTGCGCTTCCTTGCCGGTCGGGCCGGCTTCGGGGTCCTTCATCCAGCTGGTGTAGGCCTGGAAGCCCTCGTGGAAGGGCTGTTCAACGCCGTTGTAGCACTCGATGTAGGCGTTCACCTTCTCCAGGCCGGGGTCGGCCACCGGCAGCCCTGCCGATCTGTTGCAGCCGCTCAGGCCCGCCACAGCGCCGATCAGCAGCAGCGGCGCGATACGCAGACAGGACGTCGTCATGGTCTCTCGCATGAGTACTGGCGCGCCGGTCACTGGCGGTTGCTCTGGAAAACGAGCGAGTTGTATTCCTGCATCAGCTTGCTGGCCGAACCGCGCGGCGCCATCGACGGCGAATCAAGCATGCGTCGTTCGAAATCGGTGTAAGGCTTTTTCTCGCTGACGCGCTGCAGCCGCTCCTTGCCTTCGCGCCGGAAATTCTCGGCACCACGTTCGAAGCCTTCCCAGTCCGACTTGCCCGGCTCCTGGTCGGCAACCTTGGCGTGCGCTTCATCGGAGATGCGATTGAAGGCATCCAGGCGTTCGCGGGCCTTGGCCTGATCGAAATCATCTTCGCTCATCAGATCCATGAGGGCCTTGGCCTCCAGCATCATCGCCAGGCGGTAGTACTCGCGCGTGCGGCCCTCGGCCTGCTCCAGCGCCTTGAGCTGCTCGCGCTGGGCGGCATCGTTCTGATGCTCCAGCTCGGCATTGAAGGTTTCGCTGGCAGCCACGAAATCCTTGAAGGCGGCCATCAACGGCGCGTGCAGCTGCTTGCCCTTGGCAAACTGGTCGTCTTCGTAGTCCTGGCGATCGTAGTAGTCGTGCGCGTCCTTGCTGACCGGCACCAGCGCCTTCAGCGCCTGCTGGTAATGGCCTGCAGCAGCATCGAGTTCGGCCAGCGCCGGCTTGGCAGCGATCGCCTCGGTCACCGGGGCGTCGCACTGCTTCATGTCGTAGTCGCTGATCTCGAACGGGCCGTACACGTGCGTCTCACGCCCGGTCGGGCCAGCGTCGACATCCTTGATCCAGCGCGTGTAGGACTGGATGCTGCCGTGGGTCTTCGAATCCAGCGCGTTGAAGCAACCGATGTAGGCGTTGAGCTTGGCGGTCAACTGCTGCTGTGTATCGGACGAGGCCGCGCTGGCGTCCGGCGTGCCGGAGGAATCAGCGCCGCCCGCAGCTGCGGGGGCCTTGCCACCGCAGGCGGTCAGGATCAACGACAGCGAAGCGGCCAGCGCCGCGACGGAAAGAGTGCGTGACATGTGCTCACATCCTTGTTGGAAACGATTACAGCCGCGCATTCTAGCGCAGCAGGCCGAGCGTCGCAGCCCTCGGCCTCTTCCGGTAGTGCGATATCAATCCAGGAACAGATCCGGCAGCAACGGCCGCGACGGGTCCACCGCGTAGCCCGAAAGATCGGTGACGCCGGCCTGCGCCAGCACTTCATCATCGATCAGGAACTGGCCATGGAAACCGGCCGCTTCGCGCACCAGCACCGCATGCGCCGCGTCGGCCATGATCTGTGGCGTGCGGCAACCGGCCGCATCCACGCCCGGAATCATGTTGATCGCATCGGTGGCGATCACCGTGCGCGGCCACAGCGCGTTCACCGCCACGCCCTGCGGACCGAACTCCGCAGCCAGCCCCAGGGTGACGAAGCTCATGCCCATCTTTGCCAGCGTGTAGCCGGTGTGCGGTGCCCACCACTTCGGCTCCAGGCTCGGCGGTGGTGCCAGGGTGAGGATGTGGGGATTCGGCGCCTGCAGCAGGTACGGCAGGCAGGCCTGCGCGCACAGGAAACTGCCGCGCGCATTGACCTGCTGCATCAGGTCGAAGCGCTTCATCGGCGTATCCAGCGTGCCGCGCAGCCAGATCGCGCTGGCGTTGTTGATCAGGATGTCGATGCCACCGAAGGTATCGACCGTGGCCGCGACGGCCGCCTGCACCTGCTCTTCCTCGCGGATGTCGCACTTCAGCGCCAGGCCCTGCCCGCCTGCCGCCGTCACCGCTTCGGCAGCGGTGTGGATGGTGCCCGGCAGCTTCGGATTGGGCACCGACGACTTGGCCGCGATGGCCACATTGGCACCGTCGCGCGCAGCGCGCAGTGCGATGGCCAGGCCGATGCCACGCGAGGCACCGGTGATGAAAAGCGTTTTGCCCTGCAGACTGCCCACGTTCCACACTCCAGCGTATGCAATGAGCCGCTAGTATGCCGCGCCGACGCGGAGTTCACCCGGCCTTGACGATACTCGGGCCTCCAGCCAACGCACGAGGTTCACGCCATGCGCCGTTCCCGCCTGTTGCTGCCTGCCTTGGGGCTTGCCCTGCTGACTGCCTGCCAGGGCCGTTCGCCGGAACCCGGCAAGGAGACGCCCGCCGGTGACGCGCCCAGCGCGGAGAAGGCTGCCGCCGACGGAAAGATGCGCTGGAGCGAGGCCGTGGTCTGGGATGGCGATCTGAACGCATGCCGCCAGGGCGAGAATGCGGCCACCCGGGATTGCCTGCGCGATGCAATGCGAGCGGGCGGAGCGAGCGCCGAGGCGATCACCGCCGCCGAGCAACTGTCCAGCGCCGGGGAACTGGCGTATGTCACAGCGTGGCATGAGAACGAGGGGCTGGGCATTGCCACGGTCGAGTATCCCTTCCGGGCCAACACCAACGAAGGCACCCGCCTGGTCGACGCCAGCGGCAAGCGCATCGATGTGGATGCCGTGCAACTGGACGACACGCTGCGTGCCGACGCGACCGTGCAGGAGCTGCTGAAGGCGAACCCGCAGGCCACGCCGTTCGCGCCTGCGCAGTCGGCCGGAGCGACACCGCTGGAGGGCGGCGGCATCCGCCTGCTGTACCGCACGCCGCTGCGTGACTGCCACGCCTGCCCGGACGTGGGCCAGCTGCAGATCGCCTATGACTTCGATGCCAAGCGCAACTTCATCGGCCAGCAGGTGGTGCCGGCGACGCCGTAACCCGGAAACGCCGCGTGTCGCCGGGCCATGCCCGGCGGACGCAGCGACGCGTCATCGATAGGCCTGCACCTGCTTCTGCAGCAGATGCGGCACGATCAACCGGTGCACGGGCGCGACCGGCAGCATGTAAAGGCGGCCAAACGCGTTGTGCGTATGCACCACCGTCGCCACTTCCAGCACGTCGCCCTGCCATTGCAGGGCCAGCTGTACGCGCAGGTGGCGATCATCGTCTTCCAGCACGATGGCATCGTCATCCAGCGACTGCAGGGTGAAGATGCCCAGCCGCTGGCCGGGAGCCGGATCGACAGTATCCTGCACCGCCCGCAACGACCCCAGATGCTTCATGCCCAGCAAGCGCATGCCGTGGTTGCGCAGCGCCATCAAGCCATCGAACCAGCCCGGAATGGTCGCCGCCATGTCGCGGTAGGCCTGCAGTGCGGTACGCCCGTCGCGCCGGGTAGTGGCCTGGCATGCGTGCACGAAGTCGGCGCCGGGCAGCTGTGTGCGCAGCACGCTGCCCGCGCTCGGCGGGGCGCTCATCACCTGCGATGCACTCACGGCTTCGGTCCCTGCCCTTCGTTGTCTTCCCAGTGCAGGATGCGGCGGGTGACGAAGCGATAGACCGGTTTGCCGGTGGCGAACCACAGCTCACGCACCCACGAGGTGCGCTTGAGCACGCGCTTCTCCACCGGGGTGAGCGATTCACGGCAATACATGCGCTTGTGCTTGAGCAGGTGGCGCAGGTCCTCGCGCGCCAGCAGGCGCATCCAGCGCGAGCGCGGGTGGCCGATCACTGCCAGCTGGAAGTCGATCAGCGCCGGGCGGCCGTCTTCGGTGACCAGCCAGTTGGCCTCCTTGGCCAGATCGTTGTGGGCCACGCCGTTCCGATGCAGCTGCTGCAGCAGCCGGCGCGCGGAACGAAACCAGGCCAGGTCGCCGCGCGGCGGGCGCTGGTACATGGCATCGCCGGCCATGAAGCTGCGGTCGAGGTGGCGGCCATCCCATGCAAGCAACTGCGGCACGTCGGCCATGCCGTGAATATGGCGCAACGCGCGTGCTTCACGCCGCGCCAGCCACCACGCGGGCAGCCGCAGCCACAGCGGCGTAGCGCGCAGATCGCGGCGCACGAACGGGCCGTTGGGCCCTTCAACCAGAAGGATCCGGCCGAAACTGTCGGCCTTCAAGGCACGGTGGGGAGCGTCTGGCGTATGCGGCATGACCCCATTCTAGGCGATGGCGCCGGTTGCAAACGGTCACGAAGCGGCTGGGAACCAGTCACGTTCACGCCCCTATAATCGGGCAATGGACTCTTCATGGATCGACGCCACCCTCGCGTGGATTGCCGCTCACCCCGTGCTGGCGGGCGCCGTTATCTTCCTCATTGCCTTCTGCGATGCGGTGATCATTCTCGGCGCCATCGTGCCGGCCCTGCCGCTGCTGTTCGCGGTGGGTGTGTTCATCGGCCTGGGCCAGATCTCCGGGCCGTACGCGGTGGCGGCAGCGGCGCTGGGTGCGTTCGCCGGTGATGGCATCAGCTACTGGATCGGCCGCCGCTGGGGCGATCGTCTGCGCGGCATCTGGCCGTTCAGCCGCTACCCGCAGCTGCTCGACCGCGGCGAAAACCTGTTCCGCCGCAATGCGTTCAAGAGCATCCTGGTGGCGCGCTATGTCGGCGCGATCCGCCCGTTCGTACCGGCCATCGCCGGCATGATGAAGATGCCCGCCAGCCGCTACGTGCAGGCCAGCGGCATCGCCAGCATTTCCTGGGCCGTGCTGTTCCTGGCCCCGGGCTGGATCCTCGGCGAAGCGTATGACGCGGTGGCTGCCGTGGCAGGGCGGCTGGTGGTGGTGGTAGGCCTGCTGGCGGTGATCCTTGGCCTGGTCTGGGCCATCGTGCTGTACGGCTACCGCTGGTCGGCCGCACGCATGGACAACTGGCTGGCACGCTTGCTGGACTGGTCCAACCGCCACCCGACGCTGGGCCGCTACACCGTGGGCGTGCTGGACCCGAAGCGCCGCGAATCGGTGCCGCTGGCGATGCTGGCGTTGATGCTGCTGTTGCTGGGCTGGGGCTGGTTCGCGCTGCTGACCGTGGTGGTCGCGCATGGCGAACCGCTGGCGATCGACCTGCTGGTGCACCAGGCCATGCTGGCACTGCGCAATCCGCTGGCCGACTACCCGATGGCCGCGCTGGCGTCGCTGGGGGCGTGGCAGGTACTGCTGCCGGCCACGGCTGCAGCGATGGGCTACCTGATCTGGCGCCGGCGCTGGATGGCCGCCGCACACTGGCTGGCGGCACTGGCCTTCGGCCTGGCGCTGACCATGCTGCTCGGCGCCACCGTCGATGTGGTGCGCCCGGTCGATGCCAGCAGTGGCTTCGGCTTCCCGTCGGTGTCGGTGACCATGGCCACCATCACCTTCGGCTTCTTCGCGGTGCTGATCGCACGCGAGATGCCCGGCCGCACCCGCGTCTGGCCGTACCTGATCTCGGGCATCGTGGTCAGCCTGATCGGATTCTCGCGCCTGTACCTGGGCGCGCACTGGCTGAGCGATGTGATCGGCGGCATGCTGTTCGGCACGTTCTGGCTGCTGGTGCTGGGCATCGCCTATCGCCGCCGCTTCAACCGCTCGTTCTGGGTGAAGCCGGTGGCGTGGCTGTTCTACGGCGTCTTCGCCGTGGCAGCGATGTGGTACGCGCCGCGCAACATCCCGGTGAAGCTGGAACGCTTCGAACCCACCCTGCCGGCACCGCAGGCGATGGACATGCAGGCCTGGTGGCAGCGCGACTGGGTGCAGCTGCCGGCGCGTCGCAACGAGTTCGACGACGATCAGCGCTGGCCGCTGGACGTGCAGGTGGCCGGTCCGTTGGCACCGTTGCAGGCACAGCTGGAAGCGCGTGGCTGGAAGCGGCAGGACCAGGCTGGCTGGCAGCAGGCGCTGCTGATGCTGGACAAGAACACCGGTGCCGATGAACTGCCGGTGCTGCCGGCAACCCTGGATACGCGCGTGGAAGCGCTGTTGATGGTGCGCCAGGGCGCGAAGCCGGATGAGCGCTATGTACTGCGGCTGTGGCCAGCACCGGCCCAGCTGCAGCCTGGCAACACGCCGCTTTGGCTGGGCAGCGCGCAGACCCTGCGTTACGAACGCCACTTCGAGTGGATCGGCATGTGGCACCCGCTGCGTGGCGTCGACCCGGCATTGAATGCCGTGAAGGAAGCCGTGCAGGACCTGCCGCAGCGCGAGGACGTGCACAGCGAAACCGGGTTGCCGGTGCTGCGGTTGAAGACTACAACGCCCTGACCGGTACCGGTGCGCGATCACCCACTGTAGAGCCGAGCCCATGCTCGGCTGCGCTTCCCACGATCCAACAAGCCGAGCATAGGCTCGGCGCTACAGTAGATCCACGCCATGCCTGGATGGGGATTCCACGGATACCCCAGCGTGTGCCCCAAGGTGCACATCCACCCGAGGATGGCTTCTACGGCATCCAGCCCAGCAACTGCTGCAGACGCTGGTGCGGATCATCCAGCTGCAGCAGCTGCAACCGCTGCTGCTCGCTCAGCGGCAGCAGCTCGGCCAGCCGCCAGCCGACCCAGCTGGCCTGGTCCAGCAACGCCGGATTGGCCGGCGCATAGGCCTCACCGGCCTGCTCGATGATGTGCCCCAGCACCGTGGCCAGCAGTGCATGCTGCGGCCGCAGTTCGTCATCGGGGTCTTCCTCGCACCAGCGCACATCGGCCACCACCAGCCCGTTGTCGCGCACGCGGGTGCGCTCGACATGGAAACGGCGGGTGCCGCGCAGGCGCAACTGCAGCACACCGTCGGCGCCGACATCGAAGTCTTCGATGCGCACCTGCACGCCATAGGCCGCCGGTGTTGCCGGGGCTCCCACTTCCTGGCCGTCGAGGATCAGGCAGACACCGAAGCC
This genomic window from Stenotrophomonas maltophilia contains:
- a CDS encoding YiiG family protein, coding for MRETMTTSCLRIAPLLLIGAVAGLSGCNRSAGLPVADPGLEKVNAYIECYNGVEQPFHEGFQAYTSWMKDPEAGPTGKEAQPRSPGKVLSHRVEYCGQPLTDALAKTPALPMDGPARDYQQAFQALNTLVERADGYFTREDYRRDGGEGMRSQHAPLMQAYADFFRASEAMDVALEKNENDRRVAQLKQIEESEGRSLAYYHLRLLGDGKQLAMAFQSDAPDVAALRAQLADFQALVTEIQNGGVGKDDPMWGHVQRSADKLVRTAGRGVERLEQHKPITAEALAAERKASGSWLTTDPEGAQSTILAAYNDLVTTSNRMR
- a CDS encoding YiiG family protein, whose product is MSRTLSVAALAASLSLILTACGGKAPAAAGGADSSGTPDASAASSDTQQQLTAKLNAYIGCFNALDSKTHGSIQSYTRWIKDVDAGPTGRETHVYGPFEISDYDMKQCDAPVTEAIAAKPALAELDAAAGHYQQALKALVPVSKDAHDYYDRQDYEDDQFAKGKQLHAPLMAAFKDFVAASETFNAELEHQNDAAQREQLKALEQAEGRTREYYRLAMMLEAKALMDLMSEDDFDQAKARERLDAFNRISDEAHAKVADQEPGKSDWEGFERGAENFRREGKERLQRVSEKKPYTDFERRMLDSPSMAPRGSASKLMQEYNSLVFQSNRQ
- a CDS encoding SDR family oxidoreductase; this translates as MGSLQGKTLFITGASRGIGLAIALRAARDGANVAIAAKSSVPNPKLPGTIHTAAEAVTAAGGQGLALKCDIREEEQVQAAVAATVDTFGGIDILINNASAIWLRGTLDTPMKRFDLMQQVNARGSFLCAQACLPYLLQAPNPHILTLAPPPSLEPKWWAPHTGYTLAKMGMSFVTLGLAAEFGPQGVAVNALWPRTVIATDAINMIPGVDAAGCRTPQIMADAAHAVLVREAAGFHGQFLIDDEVLAQAGVTDLSGYAVDPSRPLLPDLFLD
- a CDS encoding DUF2867 domain-containing protein — protein: MSAPPSAGSVLRTQLPGADFVHACQATTRRDGRTALQAYRDMAATIPGWFDGLMALRNHGMRLLGMKHLGSLRAVQDTVDPAPGQRLGIFTLQSLDDDAIVLEDDDRHLRVQLALQWQGDVLEVATVVHTHNAFGRLYMLPVAPVHRLIVPHLLQKQVQAYR
- a CDS encoding serine/threonine-protein kinase, which codes for MPHTPDAPHRALKADSFGRILLVEGPNGPFVRRDLRATPLWLRLPAWWLARREARALRHIHGMADVPQLLAWDGRHLDRSFMAGDAMYQRPPRGDLAWFRSARRLLQQLHRNGVAHNDLAKEANWLVTEDGRPALIDFQLAVIGHPRSRWMRLLAREDLRHLLKHKRMYCRESLTPVEKRVLKRTSWVRELWFATGKPVYRFVTRRILHWEDNEGQGPKP
- a CDS encoding bifunctional DedA family/phosphatase PAP2 family protein; the encoded protein is MDSSWIDATLAWIAAHPVLAGAVIFLIAFCDAVIILGAIVPALPLLFAVGVFIGLGQISGPYAVAAAALGAFAGDGISYWIGRRWGDRLRGIWPFSRYPQLLDRGENLFRRNAFKSILVARYVGAIRPFVPAIAGMMKMPASRYVQASGIASISWAVLFLAPGWILGEAYDAVAAVAGRLVVVVGLLAVILGLVWAIVLYGYRWSAARMDNWLARLLDWSNRHPTLGRYTVGVLDPKRRESVPLAMLALMLLLLGWGWFALLTVVVAHGEPLAIDLLVHQAMLALRNPLADYPMAALASLGAWQVLLPATAAAMGYLIWRRRWMAAAHWLAALAFGLALTMLLGATVDVVRPVDASSGFGFPSVSVTMATITFGFFAVLIAREMPGRTRVWPYLISGIVVSLIGFSRLYLGAHWLSDVIGGMLFGTFWLLVLGIAYRRRFNRSFWVKPVAWLFYGVFAVAAMWYAPRNIPVKLERFEPTLPAPQAMDMQAWWQRDWVQLPARRNEFDDDQRWPLDVQVAGPLAPLQAQLEARGWKRQDQAGWQQALLMLDKNTGADELPVLPATLDTRVEALLMVRQGAKPDERYVLRLWPAPAQLQPGNTPLWLGSAQTLRYERHFEWIGMWHPLRGVDPALNAVKEAVQDLPQREDVHSETGLPVLRLKTTTP
- a CDS encoding LON peptidase substrate-binding domain-containing protein is translated as MSVDGSLPLFPLHTTLVPGAAVGLRVFERRYLDLVRDSGRSGEGFGVCLILDGQEVGAPATPAAYGVQVRIEDFDVGADGVLQLRLRGTRRFHVERTRVRDNGLVVADVRWCEEDPDDELRPQHALLATVLGHIIEQAGEAYAPANPALLDQASWVGWRLAELLPLSEQQRLQLLQLDDPHQRLQQLLGWMP